In the genome of Anabas testudineus chromosome 4, fAnaTes1.2, whole genome shotgun sequence, one region contains:
- the traf3ip2l gene encoding uncharacterized protein traf3ip2l produces MTGRRGPVMLPTSVYSAPAPNSHLSQLRRYLSSHRNTPEEDDETMSKGQGEDSFVHKPDSTSKHDGHRPPPEDVSFAGDSLLSRQLLRREQENKHNSSLPQLGLSYNSYPRHHSFPAVYSQPTPFPSQDEGRWLHPSFASSWSGYHNSLPSCLSDKEFSSCSGASCQSRCKFLSLPGSHSTNVSSLEQPLSLRSNPPSANLCHHTLSPYSCSPQGAACCAQCPADSFSGAHLANKHPWPQQHPELSPYYPGDCRLPAAPYTQIGHNVPVKEKHAAYSTPLSLEQRKIFVTYEADNDKHVNEIIKFVALLRHNGFDTHIDIFEQQFRSISKIDFMERYLSEKEYLIIIIISPKYYETVTASPVGLENDERTFNTVYIHKQLQNEFIQNGSKNFRFIPILFPGAKKCHVPNWLQNTHVYGWPRDRDDILRRLMRVEKYNPPPIGELPTIVSIPI; encoded by the exons ATGACAGGACGAAGAGGTCCAGTGATGCTGCCCACTTCAGTCTACTCGGCTCCAGCACCAAATAG TCACCTCAGCCAGCTACGCAGATACCTGAGCAGCCACCGCAACACTCCCGAAGAGGACGATGAGACCATGAGCAAAGGGCAAGGAGAAGACAGCTTTGTCCACAAGCCAGACTCCACCTCGAAACATGATGGCCACCGCCCTCCTCCAGAGGACGTCTCCTTCGCTGGTGACTCCCTGCTCAGCAGACAGTTGCTGCGCAGAGagcaagaaaataaacacaactccTCTCTGCCTCAACTCGGCCTGAGCTACAACTCCTACCCACGTCATCACAGTTTTCCTGCTGTGTACAGCCAGCCCACTCCATTCCCCAGCCAGGATGAAGGGCGGTGGCTCCACCCGAGCTTTGCCAGCAGCTGGTCGGGGTATCACAACAGCCTGCCATCCTGTCTGAGTGACAAAGAGTTCTCCAGCTGTTCTGGAGCGAGCTGCCAGTCCAGGTGCAAGTTCCTGTCCCTGCCTGGCAGCCACAGCACCAATGTGAGCAGCCTCGAGCAGCCGCTGTCTTTGCGCTCCAACCCACCTTCGGCCAACTTGTGTCACCACACCCTATCTCCGTACTCGTGCTCACCTCAGGGAGCCGCCTGCTGCGCACAGTGCCCTGCAGACTCCTTCAGCGGGGCGCATTTGGCCAATAAGCACCCGTGGCCTCAGCAACACCCAGAGCTCAGCCCATACT ATCCAGGGGACTGTAGACTCCCTGCAGCGCcatacacacagat TGGTCACAATGTTCCAGTTAAAGAGAAGCACGCTGCCTATAGCACTCCACTGTCCCTGGAGCAGA GGAAGATCTTTGTTACCTACGAGGCTGACAACGACAAGCATGTCAATGAGATCATCAAATTTGTGGCTCTGCTGCGACACAACGGCTTTGACACACAT ATTGACATTTTTGAGCAGCAGTTCAGGAGTATAAGCAAGATAGACTTCATGGAGCGGTACCTGAGTGAG AAGGAATatctgatcatcatcatcattagtcCCAAGTACTATGAGACTGTCACAGCCTCCCCTGTTGGCCTTGAGAACGATGAGAGGACTTTCAACACCGTCTACATACACAAACAG CTCCAGAATGAGTTCATCCAGAATGGAAGCAAGAATTTCAGGTTCATTCCCATTTTGTTCCCCGGGGCTAAAAAG TGTCACGTCCCTAACTGGCTTCAGAACACACATGTGTACGGATGGCCGCGTGATCGGGATGACATTTTACGACGGCTGATGAGGGTCGAGAAGTATAACCCACCTCCCATTGGAGAGCTCCCAACTATTGTTTCCATTCCCATATAG
- the wwc3 gene encoding protein WWC3: MPWVSGSKRRESSELPLPAGWEEARDYDGRVFYIDHNTRQTSWIDPRDRITKPLTFADCVGDELPLGWEEVYDQQVGVYYVDHINKTTQIENPRTQWRQEQERMLKEYLVVAQEALKAKKEMYLVKQQRLELAQQEMLLFHELSEDNRSITSTLSGLSSNAKYDPDQIKVEIACRRERLSRLKQELAQMKQELQYKEMGVETLQEIDRKMSSSQTNYKLDEAQAIFNELRSIKKAISTGEKERQDLIQSLAKLTVNFQSSLSISDSAAEVANSNVTVGDLCKLQQYCDTGCQTDIMGEYGSQDSSHMVDKVKLNWQYEEAKKKVQSIQHQLAQLDSESWSGRAEADRDRDFIQLLREKEALLQEIILVSKQQHSPETVLQLEEERSRLEEEVQRAHSAQSQGANQRMLQQEKRNVLLRQLEEATRITTYLHSQLKSLSASSLTVSSSSSRGSLASSRGSLASSRGSLSSISFSDIYGIPQYERHEGAGEPFEPHLRYLLPPEAVSRDCSMFSSDPLTQNKTKRSHDTPQSLASLSSRSSLSSLSPPSSPMDTPYHSAPQDCPLTQMTEEYMEQAGRGLLEGLRAQSQTLSHTSMLSSEDTVSPAAVHQLDNKSHRDSGAQGAFTSTGVTLRGNSANRSGRRARRVSAGMSEDALATDSGVFEAWGRRVEESEEMSYMKELTPVSEPTQIQLGLLWESNSQSLRLHLLQLKNLNRTAVRDGYKVYVKVHLIPLDTSRACAFYCCTALEPQSQMSFNEGFRIPVPANALVVCALQLSICSLGPQAQEELLGTAQLSLADCEGNAEMVYHWLRVQMLSGTESQRPEQKSLSHRRHDDSQEDEQRPRTMDTVSSILSRTAATTHLEERDAEMGLQRLERKDEPGEAASERSWQAESVDSGCSNSTAFTAPCSEGLCVEGICITTGGRCDQTSSKLCTVKVEKATMTEGLFPEPVRIRPKERGGRWGHASPFMRGSTIVRSQTFSPGARSQYVCRLYRSDSDSSTLPKKSPFVRNTLERRTLRYKQQSYRSSLAEQPTRTSLDLELDLQACRTRQRQLMEELSALRELKLRLEEPQAREATELPHWALRDERFRCLLREAQRQAGQSKQEQRQEEAAERRLRKASKEVLQMRGQSQKEPLPVQTFREKMAFFTRPRFNIPPLPADDV; the protein is encoded by the exons GATCACCAAACCGCTGACATTTGCCGACTGTGTTGGAGATGAACTGCCTCTCGGGTGGGAGGAAGTTTATGACCAGCAAGTGGGAGTTTACTATGTAGACCACATCAACA AGACCACCCAGATTGAGAACCCACGGACTCAATGGCGGCAGGAGCAGGAGCGCATGCTGAAGGAGTACCTTGTGGTGGCCCAGGAGGCCCTCAAAGCCAAGAAAGAGATGTACTTGGTCAAGCAGCAGCGTCTGGAGCTGGCTCAGCAGGAAATGTTGCTCTTCCATGAGCTCTCCGAGGACAACCGCTCCATCACCAGCA CGCTCTCTGGCTTGTCGTCAAACGCGAAATACGACCCTGACcaaataaaagtggaaataGCTTGTAGACGAGAACGG CTCTCCAGGCTAAAGCAGGAGCTGGCCCAGATGAAGCAGGAGCTCCAGTATAAGGAAATGGGAGTGGAGACCCTGCAGGA GATTGACAGGAAAATGTCCAGCAGTCAGACAAACTACAAGCTAGACGAGGCTCAAGCCATCTTCAATGAGCTGCGGAGCATCAAGAAGGCCATCAGCACAGGCGAAAAGGAGAGGCAGGACCTCATCCAG AGCCTGGCTAAACTGACAGTGAACTTCCAGAGCAGCCTGTCTATCAGCGACTCAGCCGCAGAGGTGGCAAACAGCAACGTAACTGTGGGCGACTTGTGTAAACTGCAGCAGTACTGTGACACTGGCTGTCAGACTGACATCATGGGAGAG TATGGTTCCCAAGATTCCTCGCATATGGTGGACAAAGTGAAACTCAACTGGCAGTACGAGGAAgccaagaaaaa GGTGCAGAGCATACAGCACCAGCTAGCACAGCTGGACAGTGAGAGCTGGTCGGGGCGGGCTGAGGCGGACCGTGACCGGGATTTCATACAGCTCTTGCGTGAGAAGGAGGCCCTACTGCAGGAGATCATCCTGGTCAGCAAGCAGCAGCACTCGCCTGAGacagtgctgcagctggaggaggagcgCTCtaggctggaggaggaggtgcagaGGGCCCACAGCGCCCAGAGCCAGGGAGCCAATCAGAG gatgctgcagcaggagaagaggaACGTCCTGCTGAGGCAGCTGGAGGAGGCAACACGCATCACCACCTACCTTCACTCCCAGCTGAAAAG CCTGTCCGCCAGTTCTCTGACGGTGTCGTCCAGCAGCAGCCGTGGCTCCCTGGCTTCCAGTCGGGGTTCCCTGGCGTCGAGCCGAGGCTCTCTCAGCTCCATCAGTTTCAGTGATATCTATGGTATCCCCCAGTATGAACGCCACGAGGGGGCAGGCGAGCCCTTCGAGCCCCACCTGCGCTACCTGCTGCCCCCAGAGGCAGTATCCAGAGACTGTTCCATGTTCTCCTCTGACCCCTTGACTCAGAACAAAACCAAGCGCTCCCATGACACCCCGCAATCCCTAGCCTCGCTCTCCTCCCGCTCCTCACTTTCCTCCCTGTCACCACCCAGCTCTCCCATGGACACGCCCTACCACTCTGCCCCTCAGGACTGCCCCCTCACCCAGATGACGGAGGAATATATGGAGCAGGCGGGTCGTGGCCTGTTAGAGGGGCTAAGAGCACAGTCACAAACCCTGTCACACACCTCCATGCTGAGCAGCGAGGACACGGTCAGCCCTGCTGCTGTGCATCAACTGGACAACAAGAGTCACAGAGACAGTGGAGCTCAGGGGGCTTTTACCTCCACAG GCGTGACTCTAAGAGGAAACAGTGCCAACAGAAGTGGCAGGAGGGCCAGGAGAGTCTCTGCAGGCATGTCTGAAGATGCACTGGCCACGGACAGTGGCGTCTTCGAGGCCTGGGGCAGGAG GGTAGAAGAGTCTGAGGAGATGTCATACATGAAAGAGCTGACACCAGTGAGCGAGCCCACCCAGATCCAGCTAGGACTGCT GTGGGAGTCGAATTCACAGTCCCTCCGACTGCATCTGCTACAGCTCAAGAATTTGAACAGGACAGCTGTGAGAGACGGCTATAAAGT GTATGTGAAGGTGCACTTGATTCCACTGGATACCAGCAGAGCCTGTGCTTTTTACTGTTGTACAGCATTGGAGCCACAATCCCAGATGAGTTTTAACGAAGGCTTCAGAATTCCTGTCCCTGCAAACGCCCTGGTGGTGTGCGCACTTCAGCTGTCCATCTGCTCGCTGGGACCTCAGGCTCAGGAGGAACTACTG GGCACAGCCCAGTTGAGCTTGGCAGATTGTGAGGGAAACGCAGAGATGGTTTACCACTGGCTGCGAGTCCAGATGTTGAGTGGGACAGAGTCTCAGAGGCCTGAACAGAAAAGCCTCAGCCACCGCAGACACGACGACAGCCAAGAAGACGAGCAAAGACCCAGGACCATG GACACTGTATCCTCAATACTGTCACGCACCGCTGCCACCACCCACTTGGAGGAGCGGGATGCAGAGATGGGGTTGCAGAGACTGGAGAGGAAGGATGAGCCAGGAGAGGCGGCGTCTGAGAG GAGTTGGCAGGCAGAGTCTGTGGACAGCGGTTGCAGCAACAGCACAGCATTCACAGCTCCCTGCTCAGAGGGCCTGTGTGTAGAGGGCATCTGCATCACCACTGGAGGGCGCTGTGACCAGACAAGCAGCAAACTCTGTACAGTGAAG GTGGAGAAGGCCACCATGACTGAAGGTCTGTTCCCAGAGCCGGTGCGAATCCGACCCAAGGAACGGGGAGGACGCTGGGGTCACGCCTCCCCCTTTATGCGCGGCAGCACCATTGTTCGCTCTCAGACCTTCTCGCCCGGGGCTCGTAGTCAGTATGTGTGCAGG CTATATCGCAGCGACAGCGACAGCTCAACTCTACCAAAGAAATCACCTTTTGTCCGAAACACTTTGGAAAGAAGAACGCTGCGATATAAGCAG CAGTCATACCGCTCCTCCCTGGCCGAGCAGCCCACCCGTACCTCCCTGGACCTGGAGCTGGATCTCCAGGCCTGCAGGACGCGTCAGAGGCAGCTCATGGAGGAGCTGAGTGCCCTGAGGGAGCTGAAGCTGCGACTGGAGGAGCCTCAAGCCAGGGAGGCCACCGAGCTCCCACACTGGGCCCTGAGGGACGAGCGCTTCCGCTGCTTGCTCAGAGAGGCCCAGAGACAG GCTGGCCAAAGCAAGCAGGAGCAACGTCAGGAGGAGGCGGCGGAGAGGAGGCTGAGGAAGGCGTCCAAAGAGGTTCTGCAGATGAGGGGGCAGAGCCAGAAGGAGCCCCTACCTGTGCAGACATTCAG AGAGAAGATGGCTTTTTTCACAAGACCAAGGTTCAACATACCTCCCTTGCCAGCAGACGATGTATGA